From the genome of Deltaproteobacteria bacterium:
TAGAAAAGACAATTACGGCACTTGAGCCAGCAATTAAGCACGATAAAGCTCGTTTGCACGTTTATCTGCCTGTAGACCCGCTACTAATGAAGGCTTCCTTGGGAAAAATGGCAGAGGATAAGTTCGGACTAATAGGTGCGCTATTCAGCTGTGTAAAAACGGCAAGAGAGGCAGGGCTTGAGGTGCAGTTTAGTCCCGAAGGCTACTCGAGGATGGGGGAGAATTTCGATTTTACTACTGACTTAATTAGAGCAGGAGTCGAAGCTGGGCTTAAAGTCATAAATTGCCCAGATACGGTCGGTTACGCCTGTTATTTGCAGGGCGATGATTATTTCGTCAATAACATGATTCGCCATGCAAAAATTGTCGCGGATGAGTACCCAGAGCGCGACATTACTTGGTCTGTTCACTGTCACAACGATTTTGGCTTGGCAGTTGCTAATACTATAAATGCGGTTTTTGAGGGGCCGGCGCGGCAGATTGAAGGTTGTTTTAACGGCATTGGCGAGAGGGCGGGGAATGCTGCTTTGGAACAGTGCATAATGATTTTAAAGCATTTTTCATCCAAATCCGGCCAGGCGTTTTACTGCGAAGCGAAGAGCGAAAAGATAAAGGCGGTTTCTGACTTTGTCATGAAAAAAATGTTACCGAGGCAGCCGCATTGGCCGATAGTTGGCGATAATGCGGCTAAACATTCAGCGGGCGGGCATACTAATGCGATTTTAAAAGATATCAACATCTATCAGCCATTCGATCCCGCCGAGGTGGGGCAAGAAGTAAGTCTTCTCTTTGGGCCTTTAAGCGGTGGGAACCATGCGAAAGCTATTATTGAAAAACGTTCCTACAAAATAGGCGATAGCGAAAAAGCAGAGATTGCCCAGTTTATAAAGGATTTATATAGAGATAGGCGTAAAGGCATTACCGATGAAGAGTTAATGAAAGGGTATTACGAGTTTAGAAAGCCAATAAAAATTCAGGAGTTTGATTACTCTAAAAGTTCGAACCGCTGTGAGGTGATTTTAAAGGGGCAATTTTTTTCAGAAGAAGGGCTTTTGCGCGAAGTTAACCAAGGTCAGGATTCCGCACTCGCAGCTTTAAAGAAGCTAATAGACAAGTATCAGCCTGGTTTTTCTATTAAGAGTTACAAGAGTCATTCAGAGGGCAAGGATATCGACGCGAGAAGTGTATCGACTATTGTAATAGCTAGTGAGCTTGGAGAGGAGTTTGAGGGTTTGGGGGACGATAGAGATATAGAAATTTCTGCCATGAAAGCTCTGGTAGACGCGGAAAATCGAGCGTATGTTCAGAGGAATTTTTTTGTTCCCCGCGAGGCGAGCGTTAAATGAGAAATGTATTTTATGTCGCACCTTGTTGAGAAAAAAAACATAATAGAAAAAATTTGGGCCGAACATGTGGTAGCCAAACGCGATGGGCATCCAGCGGTCTTTGCAATTGATCTGGTGTTGCTGCACGAGGTGACTTCGGCTCAGGCGTTTGAGATGTTAGACAAGCGAGGTTGGGCGGTTTTTGATGCCGGGCGGGTAGTAGCCACGCTCGACCACAGCATTCCAACGAGAAAAAATCGGCATGAAATATTTGAGCTAGCAGCTAAAAACCAAGTAGAGGTTTTGCGCAAAAATGCGCTTAAGCATGGCATCAATATTTATGATTACGACAGCGGAGCGCAGGGTATTGTCCACGTTAGCGGGCCAGAGCTTGGCCTTACGCAGCCTGGGATGACGATAATTTGTGGCGATTCGCACACCTCGACGCATGGGGCGTTTGGAGCTATGGCATTTGGGGTCGGCACTTCTGAGGTGGGGCATGTTTTAGCAAGTGGTTGTTTGCTACAGGATGAGCCAAGGACTCTTAAAGTCGAGTTTCGAGGTAAATTGAAAGAAGGCGTTTTTGCTAAAGATGTAATTTTGTATCTCATTTCTAAATTAGGAGTTGGCGGTGCTTCTGGTTACATAATTGAATATTGTGGCGAACTCATACCGCAGTTAAGCATGGAGAGCAGGATGACTATCTGCAACATGAGTATAGAGTGCGGAGCAAGGGGAGGTTTAATATCTCCCGATGAGATAACTTTTTGCTACCTAAAAGGGCGCGCGTTTGCTCCAATGGATAGTAGGTGGGACGAGGCGCTAGACTACTGGAGTTCTTTTAGAAGCGACTCGGGTTGCGATTACGACGAGGAGGTAGTGGTCGACGTAAGTGACTTAAACCCGGTTGTTACATGGGGCACGAATCCTTCGCAATCAGTTGAAATAGATAAGCCCGTTCCTGAATTGTCGGAATTGCCGGATGCGGAGGGCGAGGCGGCTAAGAGAGCTATGAAATATACTGGGGTAAGCAGTGGACAGCTACTTAGCTCGTTAAAAGTAGATTGGGCATTTCTAGGTTCTTGCACTAATGGAAGGATAGAGGATTTTCGAGTAGCCGCTAGCATTTTGAAGGGGAAAAAGATTCATCCGGATGTAACTTTTTACGTGGTTCCTGGCTCAGAGATGGTCATGCGACAAGCTAAGGATGAGGGTTTGGTGGAGATTTTTGAAAATGCCGGTGCTAGTTTTCGCATGCCTGGGTGCTCGCTTTGTCTTGCTATGAACGACGACAGGGTGCCAGAGGGAAGCCGTTGTATTAGCACTTCTAATAGAAATTTTGTGGGTCGCCAGGGTGTGGGAAGTATTACTCACTTAGCTTCTCCTGCAACGGTAGCAGCGAGCGCAATTTCGGGAAGGATTTCATCAGCGGCGGAGGTCGTGTAATACAATGGAGAAATTTGCGAAAGTTTGCTCTCGCGTTTTTTGCCTGGACATGAAAGATATCGATACTGATCAAATAATTCCCGCACGTTTTTTAACTAGCGTAAGCCGTGAGGGGTACGGAGAGAATTTGTTTTGCGATTTGCGTAAGAGCGAGGACTATACGCACGTCGAATGGTCGCGTATCGGAGAAGCAAAAGTGCTAGTGGCAGGAGAAAATTTTGGTTGTGGCTCGTCGAGAGAGCATGCCGTATGGGCCGTTCAGGGCGCAGGTTTTAAGGTCGTGATAGCTCCTTCTTTTTCGGATATTTTTTCGGCAAACAGCGCAAAAAACGGTTTGCTACTAGTTCGAGTTTGCGATGAAATAATAAACTTAATTATTGGCGAAGACAGCTTTGTAGATAATTATCGACTTGAGGTCGATTTAGAGAGAGAGGAAGTGGTATTGCCAGGAGGAGTTAGGGAGAGTTTTAGTTGCGATCCCTTTAGAAAGCACTGCTTGTTAAATGGTTTGGAAGATATAGATTATATTTTTTCTTTTAGGGGCGAGATAGAGAAATATAGAAAATGCAGGGAAGTAGTTAGGTTTTATTCTGCGATTAAGCCAAATTATTCTATT
Proteins encoded in this window:
- a CDS encoding 2-isopropylmalate synthase, which codes for MKNKKGERLRILCTTLRDGQQCPGAGMVFEDNLEYARLVSDMGIDVLEAGFPASSALDAQIVSAIASELGPVPNAPVIAALCQLREEQVEKTITALEPAIKHDKARLHVYLPVDPLLMKASLGKMAEDKFGLIGALFSCVKTAREAGLEVQFSPEGYSRMGENFDFTTDLIRAGVEAGLKVINCPDTVGYACYLQGDDYFVNNMIRHAKIVADEYPERDITWSVHCHNDFGLAVANTINAVFEGPARQIEGCFNGIGERAGNAALEQCIMILKHFSSKSGQAFYCEAKSEKIKAVSDFVMKKMLPRQPHWPIVGDNAAKHSAGGHTNAILKDINIYQPFDPAEVGQEVSLLFGPLSGGNHAKAIIEKRSYKIGDSEKAEIAQFIKDLYRDRRKGITDEELMKGYYEFRKPIKIQEFDYSKSSNRCEVILKGQFFSEEGLLREVNQGQDSALAALKKLIDKYQPGFSIKSYKSHSEGKDIDARSVSTIVIASELGEEFEGLGDDRDIEISAMKALVDAENRAYVQRNFFVPREASVK
- the leuC gene encoding 3-isopropylmalate dehydratase large subunit, which encodes MYFMSHLVEKKNIIEKIWAEHVVAKRDGHPAVFAIDLVLLHEVTSAQAFEMLDKRGWAVFDAGRVVATLDHSIPTRKNRHEIFELAAKNQVEVLRKNALKHGINIYDYDSGAQGIVHVSGPELGLTQPGMTIICGDSHTSTHGAFGAMAFGVGTSEVGHVLASGCLLQDEPRTLKVEFRGKLKEGVFAKDVILYLISKLGVGGASGYIIEYCGELIPQLSMESRMTICNMSIECGARGGLISPDEITFCYLKGRAFAPMDSRWDEALDYWSSFRSDSGCDYDEEVVVDVSDLNPVVTWGTNPSQSVEIDKPVPELSELPDAEGEAAKRAMKYTGVSSGQLLSSLKVDWAFLGSCTNGRIEDFRVAASILKGKKIHPDVTFYVVPGSEMVMRQAKDEGLVEIFENAGASFRMPGCSLCLAMNDDRVPEGSRCISTSNRNFVGRQGVGSITHLASPATVAASAISGRISSAAEVV
- the leuD gene encoding 3-isopropylmalate dehydratase small subunit codes for the protein MEKFAKVCSRVFCLDMKDIDTDQIIPARFLTSVSREGYGENLFCDLRKSEDYTHVEWSRIGEAKVLVAGENFGCGSSREHAVWAVQGAGFKVVIAPSFSDIFSANSAKNGLLLVRVCDEIINLIIGEDSFVDNYRLEVDLEREEVVLPGGVRESFSCDPFRKHCLLNGLEDIDYIFSFRGEIEKYRKCREVVRFYSAIKPNYSIT